In Lactuca sativa cultivar Salinas chromosome 5, Lsat_Salinas_v11, whole genome shotgun sequence, the DNA window AGGAAAACAGGACAAATTAATCCAGTCGTACAGAAGAACGGACGGGGAAGGAAGAAAGCGGCGGTGGTGAGCGATGAAGACGCCGATGAGAAGAATGCAGTAAGAACGACGCCAGAGGAAGTAGAGAAAGGTAAAAACGAAGAATTAGCAGCGGCGGagataaagaaagaaaaagaagaagaggaagaagttggGGAAAAGGAGATGGATGACTACGATAGTGCAGGCCTGAGCGCCGATAAGAATTTGGGTGCTGAAGAAGAAGGCAGCACTGCGCCACTTCCTGAAAGGGTAAAAGTCTATCCTCTTTCAATTGAAGTCTTAATTTTATCGATTAAAATAATAAGTGCAAGGTTATATAGCCTAACACTTTATATGATTAGACATTTGCTTCTGTCATCATGGATTGGATTTTTGCTAATATTCAATGGCTTGATGCCTGAGTATTTTAATAGTATTTTATCCCATCTGATGGaatttatgttctgttctagctTTATAGATTCTCTTACATTGCTTTTCAGGGATTTAATTGCTTAAAGTCAAGCTTGTGTTTATTTGGTTTATTCATTGtgtttttggattttggtttCATATCCctttcaaatattctacaacttattTAATCCAACAGTTGATTAATTTTGGCTGATATTGAGTATcaaaaaatgaagttttttgTATATGAAGAATAGATGTGGATTGAATTGAAGTCTCATTCCCCCCCTGCTTGTTCTTATAAACATTGTTCCTTTTGGTCTTTTGAAGCATGTTTTGAGTACATTCAGTTAAACAAGGCATTTTTGTCTATATGGGTCTTAAAATTATCTTTCATTCTGTCCACTTTGCTTAATAATGTGTATGTCTTTCATTAACAACAGGTCCAAGTTGGCAGTTCCCCATCATATAAGATTGAGAGAAAACTTGGAAAGGGAGGATTTGGGCAGGTATATGTCGGGAGACGCATGAATGCACCAGTTCCTAATGAAAGAACTGGTCCTGGAGCAATAGAGGTATCACATAGTATTTTTTGGTTGCATATTCTCATATAATAGCTGCAAGAATGAATAATGTCATCTAATCTATTACTTGTGATTCAAAAGGTTGCATTGAAATTTGAACACAGAAGCAGCAAAGGATGTAACTATGGGCCACCATATGAATGGCAGGTTTACAAGTAAGTCAATTCGTTTTTCCATTTCAACTTTTGTATGCTTTGACATTTCGGTTCTTAAATGGCTAAATTGATGATTTATTGGTGTGTAATGTTCAGTGCTCTTGGTGGAAGTCATGGTGTACCACGTGTGCATTTTAAGGGTAGGCAAGGTGAATACTACATAATGGTATGTATTTAACTTCGTTCTTTTTGTACAATATTCACTCTTTATTGGATGCTAGCTAACCTTTATACTTTTTTTTAAGGTCATGGACATGCTTGGACCTAGCTTATGGGATGTCTGGAATAACAACTCACACACGTAATTTCCCATTTCACTATGCCTTTAAAAGATATTGAATAaactacatttttggtccctgtgcTTAGTATTGTTCTTTAGTTTTGATTCAAGAATGAATTTTTTAGTccaaattttcttttttgtttttaacCATTGACCAGTTACAATCTATTGATACTTTATTAACTATTTCATGTTTTTTAGGATGTCGACTGAAATGGTTGCATGCATTGCCATCGAAGCCATCTCAATATTAGAAAAGATCCACTCTAGAGGGtagtctttatttatttatttgattttaaactttttaacacAGTATGTTATCTATAATCTAATGTTAATGATGTATTGCAATTTGCAGGTATGTACATGGTGATGTTAAACCTGAGAATTTTTTGCTTGGTTCTCCAGGAACATCAGATGAGAAGAAATTATTTCTTGTTGATCTTGGTTTAGGTAAATCATTAATCTTTTTGTGTATTTTTCCACAAACATTTATATAATATTAGTCAATGCAACAAAAagctaaaacataattttatatttcAGCCACCAAGTGGCGAGATACTTCATCTGGATCTCATGTTGAATATGATCAAAGACCAGATGTTTTTAGGTACGTTTGTGATGATCTTTTCTTGTTTCctgttatctttttttttttttgttccatTTAATTTTAATTTGAGTTTATTTATTCAGGGGAACTGTTCGGTATGCAAGTGTACATGCTCATCTTGGAAGAACAGGAAGTCGAAGGGATGATTTGGAATCACTTGCTTATACACTTGTGTTTCTTCTTCGTGGTCGACTACCATGGCAAGGATTCcaggttgacttttgactttttgacttttttaTTCTGGAAAGTATCTTGCTATTCTTCTTACATGGTGGTTTGTTTTATTTAGGGAGAAAACAAAGGGTTCCAAGTTTGCAAGAAGAAGATGGCAACTCCTCCAGAAACACTCTGTGCCTTCTGTCCTGCCCCATTTCGCCTCTTTGTTGAATATGTTGTCAAtttgaagtttgatgaggaaccGAATTATGCAAAATATATTTCACTTTTTGATGGAATTGTTGGCCCAAATCCCGATATTAGGCCCATCAACACTGAAGGTGCTCAAAAGGTATGTGTTCAAAATTTACATATGTTTGAATGAAGAAGGCATTTACTTCTGTTGGTGTGAAAAGTGAGAATACCCTTCTCAGCAACATGTTTGTATGCATGCTGTTACAGCTTATGTATCAAGTTGGGCACAAGAGAGGAAGATTTACAATGGAGGAAGGAGATGAAGAACAACCAAAGAAGAAGGTACGAATGGGAACACCTGCAACTCAATGGATAAGTGTTTACAATGCTCGTCGCCCCATGAAACAGAGGTAGgacttttgtgtgtgtgtgtgtgtgtggtgtaaAAAGCAAATAAAAAAGTTTTTGAGAAATTTGTTGTGTGTTGTAGGTATCATTATAACGTGGCAGATGTGAGACTTCATGGGCATATTCAGAAAGGAAATGAAGATGGATTATTCATCAGCAGTGTGGCTTCTTGCCAAAACTTATGGGCTCTTATCATGGATGCAGGAACTGGATTCACTCATCAAGTTTATGAACTATCCCCCATGTTTCTTAACAAGGTTCATAATCCTTTCTTTGTTTTTGGGTCTTGTCTCTTTTATTTACCAAATTTTTTCATAAACTAAAGTTTTGTGTTATTGAAGGATTGGATTATGGAACAATGGGAGAAGAACTACTACATAAGTGCAATAGCAGGTGCCAACAATGGGAGCTCCTTGGTTGTAATGTCGAGGGGTAAGGGCAAAATTGTTATATCTATCTTTTTTTGAGTCATAATTGTTCTTgtatttatgtgtgtgtgtgtgtgtgtgtgtaagtagGTACTCAATACATTCAGCAGTCGTATAAAGTGAGTGAAGCGTTTCCATTTAAGTGGATAAATAAAAAATGGAGAGAGGGGTTTCATGTGACTGCTATGGCAACTGCAGGAAGTAAATGGGCAATTGTTATGTCCCGTGGTGCTGGATTTTCTGatcaggttttttttttttagatttaaaaCACAGCTCCTTTACAAAATTTGAGTCATAGTTTTTTAATAATAGTGTTATTGTGTTGATTTGTTAAAAGTGTTTGGTGGGTTGATTGGTATTTTTATGCATATTTAATAAGTGATTGATTCAGGTGGTGGAGCTGGACTTTTTGTATCCGAGTGAAGGTATTCATAGAAGATGGGATGGTGGATATAGGATAACATCAACCGCTGCAACGTGGGACCAGGCTGCTTTTGTTCTTAGTGTCCCAAGAAGAAAGCCTGCAGATGAGACACAGGAAACATTGCGCACTTCTGCGTTTCCTAGTACACATGTTAAGGTCAGCACTCACCTTTCCTTTCCTTTCCTGTTTTATTTTTACAATCATAATAATAAATATCATTTCTTATGCATGACATTCATGCATTTGCAATTTCTAATCTGAAAAGGTGGAACAGTTTTTGCTTTTCATCTCTTGTATGTTCAAAGGCTGAAAATGCTCTTTTCATCTTTCATCCCTTGTCATGATATGGGGAAGGGTGTTTTTGTCTTTTCCACCTTTTTCATTtacacaaaattttcaaatattgcCTCATTGACCTtagcttatttatttatttatttgagttgatttaataactaataaataataatataatgatGCAACAGGAAAAATGGGGGAAGAATCTGTATATTGCTTCAGTTTGTTATGGTCGGACAGTGTCATGAGATGTCAGTCAGTTTAGTGTTACGTTCATCTACAATACAGATCTATCTATCTGGTGCCTAGAGTTGTGAATTCAGATGTCTCTCTAGTAGGAGCTGCTACTACTTACTAACTAACGTAAAAGCaagtttttctttcttttttttttttaccaaattttGTACATATTGATAagggttttggttttggttttgaactACAATCGCACATGGACCGAGGATTGTGCACGTACGTCTTATCTTTTATCTTTTCCTTTTGGATCATGAATGAATGCTATATGTTGTTTTTTTCTCCTTGTTTGGATTTGAACTGATTCTAACCTACCTGGCTCTACATATGAAAATCATTTCCTTGCCatgttttaaaataactaaatataCAAAATACAAAAACTCCAAACcaatataaaaagaaaaatgacttaggagggtagtTACCTTTTATCTGTGTTCATATATCAGCAATTTCTTCTTTTTTTATACATAAAAaaacaactaacttgttttacttgtttaaattacaccaatattatCGGTTAATATCGGTTTTAACCGGTAAGTCAAATTAACTAATTTAAAAGAAATTATGTGGACCTCATTTAATTAGGGTTCTTAACAAATACTCCAAATCGTtcccaattaattttttttttttttttgagaaatcaCTTGATCGAAGTAGTAGGAGTTCATTGTTTGGAACTGAAGTTGGGACTCGAAATCGTCGACTGTACACACTACAATGGAATCACCTAACGCTACGTATTTCACTGTTGATTTTCACTACAACGAAATGTTTGCACCAAACCTGTTAGTGTACTTAGACTTGTGATAATAGATTAAAAGAACCACACACATAATCTCGTGTGAGCTTTGTATATATAatgaataattacaaaacaaaggATAAGCTATAAAATACAAGATAAATACAACATTTAACAGGTGTAGATCGACATTATCTAATATCCCCCCTCAAGCGAATGGGTGGTGGACCAAGATGTAGCATAGATCGAAAGAA includes these proteins:
- the LOC111908009 gene encoding casein kinase 1-like protein HD16, encoding MPQLRSGVRTGRPSKRPIAADNTKPKPVEEEEKKTIKKGRKANRKTGQINPVVQKNGRGRKKAAVVSDEDADEKNAVRTTPEEVEKGKNEELAAAEIKKEKEEEEEVGEKEMDDYDSAGLSADKNLGAEEEGSTAPLPERVQVGSSPSYKIERKLGKGGFGQVYVGRRMNAPVPNERTGPGAIEVALKFEHRSSKGCNYGPPYEWQVYNALGGSHGVPRVHFKGRQGEYYIMVMDMLGPSLWDVWNNNSHTMSTEMVACIAIEAISILEKIHSRGYVHGDVKPENFLLGSPGTSDEKKLFLVDLGLATKWRDTSSGSHVEYDQRPDVFRGTVRYASVHAHLGRTGSRRDDLESLAYTLVFLLRGRLPWQGFQGENKGFQVCKKKMATPPETLCAFCPAPFRLFVEYVVNLKFDEEPNYAKYISLFDGIVGPNPDIRPINTEGAQKLMYQVGHKRGRFTMEEGDEEQPKKKVRMGTPATQWISVYNARRPMKQRYHYNVADVRLHGHIQKGNEDGLFISSVASCQNLWALIMDAGTGFTHQVYELSPMFLNKDWIMEQWEKNYYISAIAGANNGSSLVVMSRGTQYIQQSYKVSEAFPFKWINKKWREGFHVTAMATAGSKWAIVMSRGAGFSDQVVELDFLYPSEGIHRRWDGGYRITSTAATWDQAAFVLSVPRRKPADETQETLRTSAFPSTHVKEKWGKNLYIASVCYGRTVS